In one Corallococcus sp. EGB genomic region, the following are encoded:
- the plsY gene encoding glycerol-3-phosphate 1-O-acyltransferase PlsY, with the protein MLSAFLLLGYLCGSVPFGVLLTRWLRGVDVRASGSGNIGATNVTRVAGKKLGAVVLLLDALKAVLPVGLAVYFMPGDALAHALVGLAAVLGHVYPVWLKLKGGKGVATALGVLVVLAPQAALAGAIIYGLVVSRWRVSSVGSLSAAVVAIATAFLTAPAREYVLLTAGLFVLMLWTHRSNLQRLARRTEHRL; encoded by the coding sequence GTGCTCTCCGCCTTCCTCCTGCTGGGCTACCTCTGCGGCTCCGTGCCCTTCGGCGTGCTGCTGACGCGGTGGCTGCGCGGAGTGGACGTGCGCGCCAGCGGCAGCGGCAACATCGGGGCCACCAATGTCACGCGCGTCGCCGGCAAGAAGCTGGGCGCGGTGGTGCTGCTGCTGGACGCGCTCAAGGCCGTGCTGCCCGTGGGGCTGGCCGTGTACTTCATGCCGGGGGACGCGCTCGCGCATGCGCTGGTGGGCCTGGCCGCGGTGCTGGGGCACGTGTACCCGGTGTGGCTCAAGCTCAAGGGCGGCAAGGGCGTGGCCACCGCGCTGGGCGTGCTGGTGGTGCTGGCGCCCCAGGCGGCGCTCGCCGGGGCCATCATCTACGGGCTGGTGGTGTCCCGGTGGCGCGTGAGCTCCGTGGGCTCGCTGTCCGCGGCGGTGGTGGCCATCGCCACCGCGTTCCTCACCGCGCCCGCGCGCGAGTATGTGCTGCTCACCGCGGGGCTATTCGTCCTGATGCTCTGGACCCACCGGAGCAACCTCCAGCGGCTCGCCCGGCGCACCGAGCACCGGCTTTGA
- a CDS encoding DUF2752 domain-containing protein: protein MKVTIPAPNRRWGTFEWLGLVGLLGLLIGRYVPVARIIPFWGCVLRERTGWPCLGCGLTRVADRVAHLNIPGAWEANPLGTVCALLFALAAVGTVLHVLFALPIPEVELEEREWRWARIAFPLVLLVNYAYVVVHTRFPHLLS, encoded by the coding sequence ATGAAGGTCACCATCCCCGCCCCCAACCGCCGCTGGGGCACATTCGAATGGCTCGGGCTCGTCGGGCTCTTGGGGCTGCTCATCGGGCGCTACGTCCCGGTGGCCCGCATCATCCCGTTCTGGGGCTGTGTGCTGCGCGAGCGCACGGGCTGGCCCTGCCTCGGCTGTGGGCTCACCCGCGTGGCGGACCGCGTCGCGCACCTCAACATCCCGGGGGCCTGGGAGGCCAACCCCCTGGGCACCGTGTGCGCGCTGCTGTTCGCGCTGGCCGCGGTGGGGACGGTGCTGCACGTCCTCTTCGCGCTGCCCATCCCGGAGGTGGAGCTGGAGGAGCGTGAGTGGCGGTGGGCGCGCATCGCGTTCCCGCTGGTGTTGCTGGTCAATTACGCCTACGTCGTGGTGCACACCCGTTTCCCGCACCTGCTGTCCTGA
- a CDS encoding MotA/TolQ/ExbB proton channel family protein, translating to MQFSLADIWHHTGLFARMIIFTLAIMSVASLVVMAERIIVFRKTRSDSRNFAAKMGAILAKGDLTTAANTNLGKDVGHLGRVINSGLTAYRITPGNKDLAVESVARALERQAQREVQSLKRGLGLLATVGSTAPFVGLLGTTMGIVNAFQLMAAAGSGGLATISAGISEALITTAFGLLVAIPAVMAYNFLQGWVDARSVDISESSNEFLDVVARHVGGGSSHAA from the coding sequence ATGCAATTCTCCCTTGCTGATATCTGGCATCACACGGGCCTCTTCGCCCGCATGATCATCTTCACCCTTGCCATCATGTCGGTGGCGTCGCTGGTCGTCATGGCGGAGCGGATCATCGTCTTCCGCAAGACCCGCTCGGACAGCCGCAACTTCGCCGCCAAGATGGGCGCGATCCTCGCGAAGGGTGACCTGACGACCGCCGCGAACACCAACCTGGGCAAGGACGTGGGCCACCTGGGCCGCGTCATCAACTCCGGCCTGACGGCGTACCGCATCACCCCTGGAAACAAGGACCTGGCGGTGGAATCCGTGGCGCGCGCGTTGGAGCGCCAGGCGCAGCGTGAGGTGCAGAGCCTCAAGCGCGGCCTGGGCCTGCTGGCCACCGTCGGTTCGACGGCGCCGTTCGTCGGCCTGCTGGGCACCACGATGGGTATCGTGAACGCCTTCCAGCTCATGGCGGCCGCGGGCTCCGGCGGTCTGGCGACCATCTCCGCCGGTATCTCCGAGGCGCTCATCACCACGGCGTTCGGCCTCCTGGTGGCCATCCCCGCCGTGATGGCCTACAACTTCCTGCAGGGCTGGGTGGATGCCCGTTCCGTGGACATCTCCGAGTCCTCCAACGAGTTCCTGGACGTGGTGGCGCGGCACGTGGGCGGCGGTTCGTCGCACGCGGCCTAG
- a CDS encoding biopolymer transporter ExbD has protein sequence MGMSAGPKGGVKSEINVTPLVDVVLVLLIIFMVVTPMLQRGKSVELPKATEIEKEGKEADPLILSITPDKKMFVENDEVDEKGLQEKIAAELVKDPGKKILLKGDNALNVGDVRKVLDTARKAKAKQIALGVEEKK, from the coding sequence ATGGGAATGTCAGCAGGCCCCAAAGGGGGCGTCAAGAGTGAGATCAACGTCACGCCCCTGGTGGACGTGGTGTTGGTGCTCCTCATCATCTTCATGGTCGTGACGCCCATGCTCCAGCGCGGCAAGTCCGTGGAGCTGCCCAAGGCCACGGAGATCGAAAAGGAAGGCAAGGAAGCCGACCCGCTGATCCTCTCCATCACCCCGGACAAGAAGATGTTCGTGGAGAATGATGAGGTCGACGAGAAGGGGCTCCAGGAGAAGATCGCCGCGGAGCTGGTGAAGGATCCGGGCAAGAAGATCCTCCTGAAGGGCGACAACGCCCTGAACGTGGGCGACGTGCGCAAGGTGTTGGACACGGCCCGCAAGGCGAAGGCGAAGCAGATCGCCCTGGGCGTGGAGGAGAAGAAGTAA
- a CDS encoding class I SAM-dependent RNA methyltransferase, whose product MAERLALFATAARGTEDLLAEELKELGARRIRQDRGGVRFMAALDEALNVCLWSRIAMRVLYPLGEFDAPGAQGLYDAVASVPWEEHLTTDVTFAVDANLKDTGHAHSGFVALKVKDAIVDRMRDKLGARPDVDTRNPDVSVVAHLVKDKLSLSLDLCGEPLHRRGYRVRPTPAPLKENLAAALLRAAGYTGTEALVDPMCGSGTLVIEGGLIARKRAPGIGRSFAVERWPHLGARAKELLADLRADARRNERKVEVPILGFDKSDEALEAADRNVKAARLGEEIKLAEGDATKLPPLPEGGGLVLTNPPYGDRLGSGGQKGMKTFYFKLGDSLRALPGWRVWVLSGNPAFESAFHARPIARRDVWNGPIPCTLLGYRAPPLPPGSKPVLGAPGEPLEVAPVGPEHQDE is encoded by the coding sequence ATGGCTGAACGTCTTGCCCTATTCGCCACCGCCGCGCGCGGCACCGAGGACCTGCTCGCCGAGGAGCTGAAGGAGCTCGGCGCCAGGCGCATCCGCCAGGACCGAGGCGGCGTGCGCTTCATGGCCGCGCTCGACGAGGCGCTCAACGTCTGCCTCTGGTCCCGCATCGCCATGCGTGTCCTCTACCCGCTGGGCGAGTTCGACGCGCCCGGCGCGCAGGGGCTCTACGACGCGGTGGCCAGCGTGCCGTGGGAGGAGCACCTCACCACGGACGTGACGTTCGCGGTGGACGCGAACCTCAAGGACACCGGGCACGCGCACTCCGGCTTCGTGGCGCTGAAGGTGAAGGACGCCATCGTGGACCGCATGCGCGACAAGCTGGGCGCGCGGCCGGACGTGGACACGCGCAACCCGGACGTGTCCGTGGTGGCGCACCTGGTGAAGGACAAGCTGTCCCTCTCCCTGGACCTGTGCGGAGAGCCGCTGCACCGGCGCGGCTACCGCGTGCGTCCCACGCCCGCGCCCCTGAAGGAGAACCTGGCCGCGGCCCTGCTGCGCGCGGCGGGCTACACGGGCACGGAGGCGCTGGTGGACCCCATGTGTGGCTCGGGCACCCTCGTCATCGAGGGCGGCCTCATCGCGCGCAAGCGGGCCCCTGGCATCGGCCGGAGCTTCGCGGTGGAGCGCTGGCCGCACCTGGGCGCGCGCGCGAAGGAGCTGCTCGCGGACCTGCGCGCGGATGCGCGGCGCAATGAGCGCAAGGTGGAGGTCCCCATCCTCGGCTTCGACAAGAGCGACGAGGCCCTGGAGGCCGCGGACCGCAACGTGAAGGCGGCGCGGCTGGGCGAGGAGATAAAACTCGCGGAAGGCGACGCGACGAAGCTCCCGCCCCTGCCCGAGGGCGGCGGGCTCGTCCTCACCAACCCGCCCTATGGAGACCGGCTCGGCTCCGGCGGCCAGAAGGGCATGAAGACCTTCTACTTCAAGCTGGGCGACAGCTTGCGCGCGCTGCCGGGCTGGCGCGTCTGGGTGCTGTCCGGCAACCCCGCCTTCGAGAGCGCCTTCCACGCGCGCCCCATCGCCCGGCGCGACGTGTGGAACGGCCCCATCCCCTGCACGCTTTTGGGCTACCGCGCTCCGCCGCTGCCGCCCGGCTCAAAGCCGGTGCTCGGTGCGCCGGGCGAGCCGCTGGAGGTTGCTCCGGTGGGTCCAGAGCATCAGGACGAATAG
- a CDS encoding TonB-dependent receptor domain-containing protein, with protein MQVKQVLRETGVVLAAGLLYGSAAFAQSSVIIGTVINTEDKKPAADVVVTATSPNLQGEQTVVTDAQGNYRIPQLPPGTYTLRFEKETFKPYARPEIQLLLNRTIRVNVELLPDSFTQTVDVIGTPPTIDVGSTNQGVNVDQEFIKRIAVARPVGKGGATRSFESLAELAPGAQADQYGVSINGTTSPENGYVVDGLSTNDPAFGVNASPLSIEFVQDVNIITGGYMPEFGRSTGGVINAVTRSGSNEFHGSVFANWTPGALEGKRKLVVEDGSTITGLNALSNLGDFGATLGGPILKDKLWFFAGFAPSFQRYQHTRALNAFQLTAPFDPTPGATNTVAKDANGFSVVQEIPGSERKYFADARTIQFMGKLTYLINQDHNVSFALNGTPTVSGGLGKLRINPKTGGLPGAQISRPEDIGQVEDRANTTALALKYAGAFMDKKVLVDANVGWFHQTAGVTPADGTALGSTDGLAGYSLAQYTRRRTLTTFESVPNAAEYCGATTAEQLLRCPSTNYLVGGPGFMSEATLDRYQINAKATYLLNALGTHVFKAGVDTEFLNFDQKKAYSGSVYLVEAGSASDQMYQGVSRHIWSDNRRYGYQTAPDTPVFETLQQSSTSGTTIGGFLQDSWSIANRVTLNLGVRYDVQNMYGGDGNLALKLGNQWSPRLGAVVDPFANGRAKLFVNFARYYEQVPLNMMDRAFPGERRFSARRYLTEPGGAEAGCDPSTLEGQRGGCSDRQYIVPRAESTLNSNQYFSGGLVQSEPVDPDIKPQSSDELVVGGEYELLANTRVGASYTHRDMNSVIEDMSRDDGNTYFLGNPGSGFAKEFPKPVRDYDAVTVYLNRTFTDGWLAQASYTWSRLYGNYPGLFRPENNQLDPNILADFDLIALLNNRTGLLPFDRTHAIKVFGAKEFNISNALSASIGLSYRGNSGTPISYLGAYPGYGQDETFILPRGSGGRTPWVNSVDSNVGVNYRVSKDSVVSFTLDVFNLFNFQTADRVDQSYTFSEVLPVYDPKTGKAGTAADLPTKTSPGSVPSAEGGVLAYDDVNQNFKNPDRYQAPRQIRFGVRYTF; from the coding sequence ATGCAAGTGAAACAAGTACTTCGGGAAACCGGAGTCGTCCTTGCTGCGGGTCTGTTGTACGGATCCGCAGCTTTCGCGCAGTCCAGCGTCATCATCGGCACTGTCATCAATACTGAGGACAAGAAGCCGGCAGCCGATGTCGTTGTGACCGCCACCTCGCCCAACCTGCAGGGCGAGCAGACCGTGGTTACCGACGCACAGGGTAACTACCGTATTCCCCAGCTCCCGCCGGGCACGTACACGTTGCGGTTCGAGAAGGAGACGTTCAAGCCTTACGCCCGCCCCGAAATCCAGCTGCTCCTCAACCGCACCATCCGCGTGAACGTGGAGCTCCTGCCGGACTCCTTCACGCAGACGGTTGACGTTATCGGCACCCCGCCGACGATCGACGTCGGTTCGACGAACCAGGGCGTCAACGTCGATCAGGAGTTCATCAAGCGCATCGCGGTGGCCCGTCCCGTGGGCAAGGGTGGCGCGACGCGCTCCTTCGAGTCCCTGGCCGAGCTCGCCCCTGGCGCCCAGGCGGACCAGTACGGCGTGTCCATCAACGGCACGACCTCGCCTGAGAACGGCTACGTGGTGGACGGTCTGTCCACGAACGACCCGGCCTTCGGCGTGAACGCCAGCCCGTTGAGCATCGAGTTCGTGCAGGACGTGAACATCATCACCGGCGGTTACATGCCGGAGTTCGGTCGCTCCACGGGCGGTGTGATCAACGCGGTGACCCGGTCCGGCTCCAACGAGTTCCACGGCTCCGTGTTCGCCAACTGGACCCCGGGTGCCCTGGAAGGCAAGCGCAAGCTGGTCGTCGAGGACGGCAGCACGATCACCGGCCTGAACGCCCTGAGCAACCTGGGCGACTTCGGCGCGACCCTCGGTGGCCCCATCCTCAAGGACAAGCTCTGGTTCTTCGCCGGCTTCGCGCCGTCGTTCCAGCGCTACCAGCACACCCGTGCGCTCAACGCGTTCCAGCTGACGGCCCCGTTCGACCCGACCCCGGGTGCGACGAACACCGTGGCGAAGGACGCGAACGGCTTCAGCGTCGTCCAGGAGATCCCGGGTTCCGAGCGGAAGTACTTCGCTGACGCCCGCACGATCCAGTTCATGGGCAAGCTGACGTACCTCATCAACCAGGACCACAACGTGTCGTTCGCCCTGAACGGCACCCCGACCGTGTCGGGTGGTCTGGGCAAGCTGCGGATCAACCCGAAGACGGGTGGTCTGCCGGGTGCGCAGATCAGCCGTCCTGAGGACATCGGCCAGGTCGAGGACCGGGCCAACACCACGGCGCTCGCCCTCAAGTACGCCGGCGCGTTCATGGACAAGAAGGTCCTGGTCGACGCCAACGTCGGCTGGTTCCACCAGACCGCGGGCGTCACCCCCGCGGACGGCACCGCCCTCGGCTCGACGGATGGCCTGGCGGGCTACTCGCTGGCCCAGTACACGCGCCGCCGCACGCTGACCACGTTCGAGAGCGTCCCCAACGCCGCGGAGTACTGCGGCGCGACGACGGCGGAGCAGCTCCTGCGCTGCCCGTCCACGAACTACCTCGTCGGCGGCCCCGGCTTCATGTCCGAGGCGACGCTGGATCGCTACCAGATCAACGCCAAGGCCACCTACCTGCTGAACGCCCTGGGCACGCACGTGTTCAAGGCGGGCGTCGACACGGAGTTCCTGAACTTCGACCAGAAGAAGGCCTACTCCGGTAGCGTGTACCTGGTGGAGGCTGGTTCGGCCAGCGACCAGATGTACCAGGGCGTGAGCCGCCACATCTGGTCCGACAACCGGCGCTACGGCTACCAGACGGCCCCGGACACCCCGGTGTTCGAGACCCTGCAGCAGTCCTCGACGAGCGGCACCACCATCGGTGGCTTCCTCCAGGACAGCTGGTCCATCGCCAATCGCGTCACGCTGAACCTCGGCGTGCGCTACGACGTGCAGAACATGTACGGCGGCGACGGCAACCTGGCGCTGAAGCTCGGCAACCAGTGGTCGCCCCGCCTCGGCGCCGTGGTGGATCCGTTCGCCAACGGCCGCGCGAAGCTGTTCGTGAACTTCGCCCGTTACTACGAGCAGGTTCCGCTCAACATGATGGACCGCGCCTTCCCGGGTGAGCGCCGCTTCAGCGCGCGTCGCTACCTGACGGAGCCGGGCGGGGCCGAGGCCGGCTGCGATCCTTCCACCCTGGAAGGCCAGCGCGGCGGCTGCTCGGATCGCCAGTACATCGTGCCGCGCGCCGAGTCGACGCTGAACTCCAACCAGTACTTCAGCGGCGGTCTGGTGCAGAGCGAGCCGGTCGATCCGGACATCAAGCCCCAGTCCTCCGACGAACTCGTGGTCGGCGGTGAGTACGAGCTCCTGGCGAACACCCGCGTGGGCGCCAGCTACACGCACCGCGACATGAACTCGGTCATCGAGGACATGAGCCGCGACGACGGCAACACGTACTTCCTCGGTAACCCTGGCAGCGGCTTCGCCAAGGAGTTCCCGAAGCCGGTTCGTGACTACGACGCGGTCACCGTCTACCTGAACCGCACGTTCACGGACGGCTGGCTGGCGCAGGCGAGCTACACGTGGTCCCGTCTGTACGGCAACTACCCCGGTCTGTTCCGCCCGGAGAACAACCAGCTCGACCCGAACATCCTCGCGGACTTCGACCTGATCGCCCTCCTGAACAACCGTACGGGCCTGCTGCCCTTCGACCGTACGCACGCCATCAAGGTGTTCGGCGCCAAGGAGTTCAACATCTCCAACGCGCTGTCGGCGAGCATCGGTCTGTCCTACCGCGGCAACTCCGGTACGCCGATCAGCTACCTCGGCGCGTACCCGGGCTACGGCCAGGATGAGACGTTCATCCTGCCGCGCGGCAGCGGCGGTCGCACCCCGTGGGTCAACAGCGTTGACTCCAACGTGGGCGTGAACTACCGCGTGAGCAAGGACAGCGTGGTGTCCTTCACCCTGGACGTGTTCAACCTGTTCAACTTCCAGACGGCGGACCGCGTCGACCAGTCCTACACGTTCTCTGAAGTGCTCCCGGTCTACGATCCGAAGACGGGGAAGGCTGGCACCGCAGCTGACCTGCCCACGAAGACCAGCCCAGGCAGCGTCCCGTCCGCGGAGGGTGGTGTGCTGGCCTACGACGACGTGAACCAGAACTTCAAGAACCCGGACCGTTACCAGGCCCCGCGGCAGATCCGCTTCGGTGTCCGGTACACGTTCTAG
- a CDS encoding DUF4920 domain-containing protein, giving the protein MHMLRTALVMLVAAPLVALAADKAPAPAKAAEASSDCHHPADAKTPEAAKAASTGWTLTRGEPLKGEPTVKLSELLAKPQAHDGKVVRVEGQVRKACEKKGCWMELAQDAKSPGVRVTFKDYGFFVPLDSAGSQARVEGVVKVAELSDAHAKHYEAEGAIVPRGTDGKPREVQLVASGVELRR; this is encoded by the coding sequence ATGCACATGCTCCGCACCGCCCTCGTGATGCTGGTCGCCGCTCCCCTCGTGGCCCTCGCGGCGGACAAGGCGCCCGCGCCCGCCAAGGCCGCGGAAGCATCCAGCGACTGCCACCACCCCGCCGACGCGAAGACGCCCGAGGCCGCCAAGGCCGCCAGCACCGGCTGGACGCTCACCCGCGGCGAGCCCCTCAAGGGCGAGCCCACGGTGAAGCTGTCGGAGCTGCTCGCGAAGCCGCAGGCCCACGACGGCAAGGTGGTGCGCGTGGAGGGCCAGGTGCGCAAGGCGTGTGAGAAGAAGGGCTGCTGGATGGAGCTGGCCCAGGACGCCAAGAGCCCCGGCGTGCGCGTGACGTTCAAGGACTACGGCTTCTTCGTCCCGCTGGACTCGGCGGGCTCGCAGGCGCGCGTGGAGGGCGTGGTGAAGGTCGCGGAGCTGAGCGACGCCCACGCGAAGCACTACGAGGCCGAGGGCGCCATCGTCCCGCGCGGCACCGACGGCAAGCCCCGCGAGGTGCAGCTCGTGGCCTCCGGCGTCGAGCTGCGCCGCTAG
- a CDS encoding radical SAM protein, translating into MEGRYELIEHVCSLLADEAGTLRKEAPYRVALCYPSPYHVGMSSLGYQAIYREVHAHAGATAERVFLPDDVETYKRTRTPLFTWESQANVSGFEMLAFSVAYELELSGLFTMLDLSGLPVLSSERDTRHPLVVAGGPLTFSNPDPLEPFVDVLVQGEAEDLIHVLLDAAASMEREALLDHLAKVPGFRVPGRGGTRYHVAKATDARLPARTQIITPHTELRSMFLIEPERGCSRGCHYCVMRRTTNGGMRTVPPERVLSLIPEHAKRVGLVGAAVTDHPRIVELLRTIVDSGREVGVSSLRADRLTQELVNQLRRGGATNLTVAADGASQKMRDLVDRKHSEEQIVRAAQFARTAGMRQLKVYNVVGLPHEEDADIDELIRFTTELSRILPVALGVAPFVAKRNTPLDGAPFAGLREVENKLERLRKGLRGRAEVRPTSARWAWVEYMLAQCGPEAGLAALDAWRAGGSFAAWKRAFQERGCEPYMARRVEDGRRQPTMWPVVPGRPPPQPSAA; encoded by the coding sequence ATGGAGGGCCGTTACGAACTCATCGAGCACGTCTGCTCGCTGCTGGCGGACGAAGCGGGGACGCTCCGGAAGGAGGCGCCCTACCGGGTCGCGCTCTGCTACCCGAGCCCCTACCACGTGGGCATGAGCTCGCTGGGCTACCAGGCCATCTACCGGGAGGTGCATGCGCACGCGGGAGCCACCGCCGAGCGTGTTTTTCTTCCCGATGATGTCGAGACATACAAGAGAACAAGGACGCCATTGTTTACCTGGGAATCCCAGGCAAACGTGTCTGGCTTTGAAATGCTTGCCTTTTCAGTTGCCTATGAATTGGAGCTTTCAGGCTTGTTCACGATGTTGGATTTGTCTGGTTTGCCAGTTCTTTCTTCGGAGCGGGATACAAGGCATCCGCTGGTGGTGGCGGGCGGGCCGCTGACGTTCTCCAACCCGGATCCGCTGGAGCCCTTCGTGGACGTGCTCGTCCAGGGGGAGGCGGAGGATTTGATCCACGTGCTCTTGGATGCCGCGGCCTCCATGGAGCGCGAGGCGCTGTTGGATCACCTGGCGAAGGTCCCCGGATTCCGGGTGCCCGGCCGGGGGGGGACGCGCTACCACGTGGCGAAGGCGACGGACGCGCGGCTGCCGGCGCGCACGCAGATCATCACGCCTCACACGGAGCTCCGGTCGATGTTCCTCATCGAACCGGAGCGGGGCTGTTCCCGGGGCTGCCACTACTGCGTCATGCGCCGCACCACCAACGGGGGCATGCGGACGGTGCCGCCGGAGCGGGTCCTGTCCCTCATCCCGGAGCATGCGAAGCGCGTGGGGCTGGTGGGCGCGGCGGTGACGGACCACCCGCGCATCGTGGAGCTCTTGCGCACCATCGTGGACTCCGGGCGCGAGGTGGGGGTGTCCTCCCTGCGCGCGGACCGGCTCACGCAGGAGCTGGTGAATCAGCTGCGGCGGGGTGGGGCGACGAACCTCACGGTGGCCGCTGACGGAGCGTCCCAGAAGATGCGGGACTTGGTGGACCGCAAGCACTCCGAGGAACAGATTGTCCGCGCGGCCCAGTTCGCTCGCACGGCGGGCATGAGGCAGCTCAAGGTCTATAACGTGGTGGGCCTGCCGCACGAAGAGGACGCGGACATCGACGAGCTGATCCGCTTCACCACGGAGCTGTCGCGCATCCTGCCGGTGGCGCTGGGGGTCGCTCCCTTCGTGGCCAAGCGGAACACGCCGCTGGACGGCGCTCCCTTCGCGGGGCTGCGGGAGGTGGAGAACAAGCTGGAGCGGCTGCGCAAGGGCTTGCGCGGACGGGCGGAGGTGCGGCCCACGTCCGCCCGCTGGGCCTGGGTGGAGTACATGCTGGCCCAGTGCGGCCCGGAGGCGGGGCTCGCGGCCCTGGACGCCTGGCGCGCGGGGGGGAGCTTCGCCGCATGGAAGCGGGCCTTCCAGGAGCGCGGGTGCGAGCCGTACATGGCCCGCCGCGTGGAGGACGGACGGCGCCAGCCCACGATGTGGCCCGTCGTGCCGGGTCGCCCGCCGCCCCAGCCGTCCGCCGCCTGA
- a CDS encoding antibiotic biosynthesis monooxygenase — MIVAISRFRASPEEADGWVHRLQERSRRVDGHAGFLGLEVLRSFERSPEILLITRWADRDAMRAYFQSEDFQRAKAASAAQEGATFTMYEVVAT, encoded by the coding sequence ATGATTGTCGCCATCTCCCGCTTCCGCGCGTCCCCCGAAGAGGCGGACGGCTGGGTCCACCGCCTCCAGGAGCGCTCGCGGCGCGTGGACGGCCACGCGGGCTTCCTGGGCCTGGAGGTGCTGCGCTCGTTCGAGCGCTCGCCTGAAATCCTGCTCATCACGCGCTGGGCGGACCGGGACGCCATGCGGGCCTACTTCCAGTCGGAGGACTTCCAGCGGGCGAAGGCGGCCAGCGCGGCCCAGGAGGGCGCCACCTTCACGATGTACGAGGTCGTGGCCACCTGA
- a CDS encoding energy transducer TonB, with amino-acid sequence MFDSVLDRGQGPRSHFGVGAGVSTVLHLGLLGLVAYLSTRPPPVEEKEVEVTLKATMAPPPPPPPPPPPASSKPKTEKKVTPKKPKDVIVQPKEIPKEKPQETETAPEPEKEEASEAEVEGGVEGGVAGGVVGGVVGGVIGGVVGGQLGGTGTDVLAFGQGMTRPEKIAGPEVSYTREAIEARVQGLMIVKCVITTEGKVERCRVIKPLPHMEQAVMDVLTASRYKPVTFQGRPVEVQYTFNFNLKLPR; translated from the coding sequence ATGTTCGATTCAGTCCTTGACCGCGGGCAAGGACCCAGGTCTCACTTCGGCGTGGGCGCTGGCGTTTCCACGGTGCTTCACCTCGGCCTGTTGGGTCTGGTGGCCTATCTCTCCACGCGTCCGCCTCCCGTGGAGGAGAAGGAGGTCGAGGTCACGCTGAAGGCCACGATGGCGCCCCCGCCCCCGCCTCCGCCTCCGCCTCCCCCGGCCTCGTCGAAGCCGAAGACGGAGAAGAAGGTCACGCCCAAGAAGCCCAAGGACGTGATCGTGCAGCCGAAGGAGATCCCGAAGGAGAAGCCGCAAGAGACGGAGACCGCGCCCGAGCCCGAGAAGGAGGAAGCGAGCGAGGCCGAGGTCGAGGGCGGCGTGGAGGGTGGCGTCGCGGGCGGTGTGGTGGGTGGCGTGGTGGGCGGCGTGATCGGCGGCGTGGTGGGCGGTCAGCTGGGTGGAACGGGCACGGACGTGCTGGCGTTCGGCCAGGGCATGACGCGTCCTGAGAAGATCGCGGGTCCCGAAGTGTCCTATACGCGTGAGGCCATCGAGGCGCGCGTGCAGGGTCTGATGATCGTGAAGTGCGTGATCACGACCGAGGGAAAGGTCGAGCGCTGCCGGGTCATCAAGCCGCTCCCTCACATGGAACAGGCCGTGATGGACGTGCTCACCGCCTCACGCTACAAGCCGGTCACGTTCCAGGGCAGGCCGGTCGAAGTCCAGTACACGTTCAACTTCAACCTGAAGCTGCCGCGCTGA